The sequence CAAGCatacaacaataaaaatcaaacatcCATCGCGCGCACACATTCGCACATACGCATATACAcaaaaattctctctctttctctctttctttctatctGTTGCTGGGAGAAATATTGTGATGTTTGaattaacttttcaaaaagtaGGCAGAGTATATCGACGAATTGCTAGACAGACGGTATAATGTTGAGTGATAGTATCAATGAGAgagaaatttgaatttatacaatatattattaaaattaccttGAAATTGATCTAATGCACATTGAACACAAACAGCCGCGTTTTCCGTTTTCCTCATATATacaaatgatatattattcgTAAGAAAACGAAAAGCTCTCTGAGAAGATCCATTTCAAACATCCCGTCTCTTCTAAAGACCAAATTCGatgataattttgaataacattTGAAATAAGTACGAGTTATGAATTTTAGCGAAATCAGCTCGTTCGCAAAGATGTCGTGACTGGCCCATTAACACTGATAATTAGATATGTGCACTACTGAAATACAGGCGCAACAAATCGATtgatctaatttaaaaaaatacaaaacatgGACTAGGACGATGACAATTTTCCCAACAGAAAATCGTCTTGTACCATTTTTCTCCAATCATGCGCTACGATATAACTGTACGGTGTCCATTTATCTTCCATAATACGTATGTAAAGTTGATACATAAAACACATGGAAAATTCCATCGGCTCCGTGTCGACCGGTTCACGAAATCGAATATGCAATTTGTGTGTAACAATCGATATGGATGTAAATTTTATCGCGCTCGGAAGACCTAATGAAAAAATGCCATCAAAAAGCAAtactttcatttttaaatcaaagatCTCAGCTTTCtccgaataatttttttcgactTAATCAAGCGAATTAATCACAATCTGATTTAACGAGCCAATTTGATCAAATCGGCGGGTCAAAGATTGTCATTAATTCAAATAACGATACTAAGACAACGATACTCACATCGAAGAAAATCGCGAgatcttttaattatcattacgATTGCACACGCGATTGCCACGAGCTCGGCACGTATCCCGTGACCATGCGTGAAATGTGAGCTTATGACGACGCTTACATGTGTTTACGAATTATTGAGGTACCGTCTGTTGgacaatataatttcttagaTTTAGATCCCCATTACACGCAACACTTAGTGCATCCTATGGCGGAACATCACGAGGCGTACATTCTATTAATTTCATGTTGATAACGTTCCTGAACTGCTTTTCTTTTGAGTTTGAATGCCGCAGTAACCAGACCCATATCAGGTGACCATTGTTCTGCACACAATTTCACTGCACCAGGTATTTCGAACCTTTGGAGCTGACCTGTAAGTGATAGAAATGATTGAATGATAATCAATTCTATACCAATAGCAAAAATaatggtaaaaatatatatataaacgtacATTTCTTCGCTTGCTCAACAAGCTCTTGAAGTACCGCTTTCTCGATCTGTGGATTGCTACAGAGTTCCTCAAGACTCTTCCCAGTTATGCCTACATTATTGGCGATCTCCTCCAAATAATGCGGATTAGGTACGACCAATGCCACTGTGTACGCCTTATTCGCATCACCATAGACGCAAATGTTTTCTACGACAGGGCAAGTCTTTAACTCGGCCTCAACTTTACCTAAGGAAACGTACTCGCCAAGTTGCAGTTTAACTAAGTCTTTCTTTCGatctgtaaataattatgtatcgtcagagagaaaaataataactgaCATACggatattatatttgtttcatagaaataaaaaaagatgctAGTAATATGTCTGACAATTACATACCAATGATCTTGAGGGAACCATCTGCATGAATTTCGCCGATATCACCTGTTCTAAACCATTGTTTGTCATCCTCTTGGAAAAAGTCTTCTTTCGTTTTATCCGGTAGTTTATAGTAACCCTCGGAAACTATATCGCCACCGATCACGACCTCTCCTCTGGGACATGGCTGATCTTTGACTCGATAACCAGCCTCTTCCCAATTCTCCAATCGGATATCACAAATCGTAGTTGGTGCCCCGACTCTTCCGGTGGTTCTATCATGCTCTAGAGAAGTAACACGTTATGACATAACAATACAAACGTCAAATGATGAGTATGTCGTGGTTCAAAAATACATACCGTCCATAACAGTTGCGCACGAAGACGTTTCTGTGAGACCATATCCTTGAGTCACAGTGACGCATAAGCAAAGTTTCACTTGATTATGAGTATCTGGACTGAGCGGAGCGCCTCCGGACAGAACAAGCCTAACGCGACCACCGAGCACTTGTTTCGCGGCtccaaaaatgtatttatctaAGAAAGGTGTTTCGTAGCCTCGCTTCGTCCACTTCAGTTTGTATTCGTATGCAAAATTGAAGATAGCTTGTCTGAACGGGCCAGATTTCTTTACCTTCTCGTTTATTCCTTTGGATATGCGATCGAGAATAAGCTAaaacaaacaattttatgttCATACCAACACTATCTATATTAAGACAAAATtcaatctttaaaaaagaaaaaaagcatacattttacaatggttttccatttatttaaaaattaaataactcgagatactaaataatttagtaattaaataattcaaacaattttcttttgaagCAAAAGATCtaagtagtaaaaaaaatcaaatttgcaaagATACTCACCGGTACTGCGGTTAAACAAGTTGGATGTAGGACGGAAGCATCACCTTTTGATCCCCTTTGAATCTTGCTACTCGAATCAATTAACGTAAGTGGCGAGCTATAACCTATGGGCACTCCGTTTAAAAGACACACGCTTTCAGCCAGTAGCTCGAACACATGGGCCAATGGCAAGAAACCGAGAAATACATCGTCCGATTTAATCTCTACAGCATCGCAGAATGCCTTCAAAGTACTTAGGATATTTTTGTGAGAAAGAAGGACGCCTTTCGGCACTCCAGTCGAGCCAGACGTGTACATAATTATAGCGGTGTCATCGGTCTTCGGCGAATTAGCAGTCATATTCAACTTATTGCCCGTTTTGATAACATCAGCGAAGGCTATTAGTTGCACTCCATCCTGAAACAAAAGCAAGCAATGAAAGATACTTAAAAAAACCAAGGAAATAATGTACGCGTATTACTGGTCATAAGTGGCAATCCTGACATCAACGATTACGTAATGAGAGTCAATCACAGTCAATGCCATAGTTATTCGGTAAAAACAAGCTTTCAGAAAGTAATATCAACATATCCATACACGACGTATCTAATAACCGGTTActtgaattattaattcatttttcgcaataattattattcattaacaCTATTACGTAACTATAAAAAGCAAAAGTCTAAATAAAGTTTCTGAACATTTGCCATTTAACTCATAAAATCATCTAAGCACCAAATTCAttgaaaactaaatatttaaaatgtaccttGTAACCTTTGGTGCTAGTCGGTTTGAGTTGATCTTCCATATAGATAATTTTCTTGACTTCCGGTACCATGTCCAGCAGCCGTTTGAACTTTGGCAAAAGTTCATGGCTGGTAATGACAGTGTCTACTTCGGTTTCGTTGATACCGTGAGCGATGGCCTCGTCACCCAAAGTCGCGTAGATTGTCACCACGGTGAAATTCTGCTTGAAACACGCGTGTGCCGCTATCATCCATTCCGCTCTCGTCTCAGCAAAGATAACGATGTTTTGACGTGGCTTCATACCAAGTTCTGCTAAGCCTCGGCCAAAGGAAGCTGCCATTTTGTCGACTTCGTTAAACGATTTCCACTTGTAATCGCCCATTTTATACTGGAAAACAGAATTTAACGATACAAAATTAGTCTTCCTCTCTTCGATGTTAACaagtacaataataaaaaaatatatacagacATGTTCGCTCGTCCTAAGAATTTATTtcctacaatttttttctttgacagtttcattttttaatataaaataaaaacttttcataTTAAGATAACCTTTTTGAAGATTCTGCCGTTGGGTTGAGGCTCATCCTCCTCCGCTAAGATTTGCCTAGTACCGAGACATTTCTTATCGCCGTACATTTTAACGACCCAAAGAAGCACCTTTTCCAGAGTATCGACCTTTTCACGCACGAGCATGACATGCATCGATTTCGGGGAGTCGACGCTTCTGTAAGTGATTTGATTTTCATCTTTGGAGATCGGACGGGCCTTGATCCTCCTGGAGGCCTTACGCTTCTCCCACGGTCGCTGAAGTATGAGATACACGGGAAAGGTCAGCAAGTCGTACACGTACGACAGAGCCTTGATCGCGTGGATCGCGCCGTAGATCCAGAAGCCTTCCATTTCcctgttaaacaaaaaattactcAACATTCGTATTTAAAAGCAAATTTCCAAGActctttaatatcttaaaatgctAATACGACTTTGAGTAATTAATGACACCTCAAAACTATAGTTAAGGcgttcttaaatataaaagatataaaaatttactataaatacCGATCTTAAATATCATTTCGTTCATCAGAAATAATATTCGATACGTAAAGTttggaagtaaaaaaaatacaacataaaagtgataaatagataaataaatttttcgtttttatatcccttcaaaaaaaaaaaagattataattttaaataatttatacaattatataactcCACACCGTGATGCTCCAACTCttgcagaaaatatatagtttaaaaatatttattatctatactCTCGCGACACTGTCTTATCGGATACCGCAGTATCTTGTCCTGCTTATCCATACCAAGCAAACTATCTACTCGAATAAGCAGTGAAGCAGTGAACGAGAGTAAAGGCTATCGGTCCAAATCATGCGCTTTGCAAACAATTCGAATCAACAATTAAACACTATCTGGTATATGGGCGGGATAAGCGATAATTAATCATCGGGACTAATTCCTTTTGCGAATGTCTACGAATTGGCGCCTTTTATCTTTTAGTAGCGCGCTAAATATAAACTAAGTAATACTTATCATGCTACGTGCgtagaaaagaaagaggaagcgCTCTTAGAGAAACAACATACATGTCTATCATCGATAAAATGATACGATAACAAGCTATTGAAGCAATAGGATACAAGTTCAATCAAACGTATCGGCGGTATGCATCAACAATTATAAGAATGCAATTGTATCCTTGCAGCGAAGAACTAGGAAAGCATATCATTTAATTAGAATTCTCTAGTGCGTCGCCAAAGTACCATGTTGCTTCCCAATgctaatgaaaaaaaatatatttccactcataaaaatgtaaaaatcatTCATATGTATCTCCTTTAACGCCGTGCGTAAAACATATACTCACCAATGATGAATTGATTTTCAGTCCgttaataaagagaaaatgttTCACACGTTGAGAGATGCGTATTTGTCTTTACAAGACACAACATACTTTttaagtgttaatttaaccaatacttaaatatttaagaattttattgccTGTCGCAAAAGTTAATTCATGAACCGagagaaacatttttctttttctttttaacttaTCGAACAATTTGTACAGCTACAAGATTCATACTAATAAGGCAAGAGTGatcattttttatgatatacaAAAAAGCTAATATGTCAAGTCTACCTCGATCATAGGTTCTGCGAGGTCAAGTGTCCGATAAAATGTCGAACAAAGTCATGATTTAGACCAGTGGACTTGAATATCGATTCCTTTTTATTCCATTCCCCCGATCGCGCCATATCGTATTCGTGATATACCGACCATCTCTGAACTTTATACGACGCACTTatgcctctctttctctctcccccacCCCCCCCCACCCCCTACGACGTGCGTAGTTAGGTCAACAGTTACTTCACGCTACAATACGGTTATTAATCATGTGAGACTTTTGATTTTGCTGGCTATTGATCGTGTATATGTACCGGTCAGACGGTATCACGCTGCATAATGCGGCGCATTTGGTATTGCATAAGAGAAACAAATGCGAATTATGGCATGTTCAGTTTCTGTGATTTATCTTGAAATCTGCAAGATCTGACGCAAGCTTTAATTGATATTACACAGACAAGTACCATAGAAGAGTACATACCGAGAGCAACGCAAACtactgtatttttttctcgtcAATAAGTTAaatctaaacaaaaaattcttagacaaaataatttcaataagaatttcgaaaaaaaatttttttttattattctgtttcttgctgcaataattattatatactggTTTTATCATCGCGCgaactttttttgttacattgttGGCATTTGTAACACGGTCGTCTCAATTACAGtgcaaattttatactttcatTATCTCGTTGTTACtattaatgtatgtaaaaatattatgctgTTGCAAATATAAACGCGAACAGTTAGTCAACGTTCAAAGTTCGATCTCTCGTTGCGATATGTCTTCGAGTAAATGTCAGACGCAAAgggatatataataaattatcgtaTGATCCAATTGTACAAAGTTTAtcaaacgtataaaaaaaaaattctcatttataccaattaacaaataaatgtacTTGTTTTCGCGAgagcattaaaaaatcaagtaTAAAACGTACAATAACGTGCGGTATAAGACATAAAATTAGATCTATCGTAAGAGTCGCAGAAGGAATAGCACCTACCATAATTGCATAATTCATGAGCCTATAAGTAGATGGAAAATAGGGAAATAGAACAACGACACTGATGTATAAAACAAATCTTTGAACtgctttttaaaagttttatggagTGTACAATCGATATATACAAACGATTAGATTTCAACGAACAGacgcaaatttttaaataaaatttcattaaatatgtaacatgttaaaatcgaaattaaattgtaaatcgATGTAGCGTTTTACATCAATTGCAACCTTCATTTATCTCATGTCTCATACGTCCTTATTTTGAAATGTATgaagaaaatcttaaattgGTATTATGTGTGTACAATTATATCATCGAACTTGTGTTTTTGTGATAAAGAACATGTGATAGATCCGTGGGCATCCTGTACGACAATCAAAGGATTAAGATCGAAGTACCGTACAAGAAGACAACCGAGACAACACGCGGTCGAGATTCCAATATCGTTACGGACTTTGGACGTCGCGTCGAGTTCATGTTGCACGCGGTGAACGAATGGAGCCGACCGGTCTCTCGAGTCTTATCTGTGGTCGAGAGCATGTGTCCAAAGGGTCTCGTACGTATGGCGGAAGTCAAAGGGGGGACGAAGGAGGGGCCCGCTATGCCGTAACAGGCCGTCTCACGGACAAATGGCCGAGGACGAGCTCGGAGCTCTCGAGACCTCGTGGTTTATCTTCCTCCGCCGATTTGTCGCGCGGCAAACCTCCCCCGTGAGTCGAATAAAAACTTTCCTCGCGACCGCGCGAGACGGACGACAGTCCGAAACGAATAAGAGGCACTGGTTCGGATCACGCCGTAATTTTGTTATACCCCTTGCAGTGCGTCTAACGAATACTCGGCAATAGgcaaactttaaattttatttataagtatttcaaaaatgtttagcAAAAAAGACCGGgactattaaattttgcaataatataacgtaataacgtacacaaaaaaattaagtaaactTGTACAACATCACGAACGCCCTTCGTTCTAATGGGAGATCGATACATTACGAAATATTcattctcctttttttttcctcactTGCGACGATTACGAGgacgtaatttaattttcactcCAGTATATTTCGGCGTTTAGATAGAAAAGCTTTGCATAATTTATGCAGCTATAATGTTGAAGTAATGATATCTTGCTATCACAATCTAACACGACCGtgcattcattaaaaattgacacaAAAATAGAGTGACAGAGTCCATTAAAATTAGACTTCGTACCTTGACTTTTTCCTTCAACAAATCGATACAGGTTAAATCTATATCttgtaatacatttatttaaatagtttaacgattataacatattttatcatGCTATCTGAGGTGTCAAATCACATGATGAAGATGATATCAAATATATCAGATAAAATGTTGAAGTACAACTATacagaatattaaattcacaaaaaaaaataaaccacAGGTAAAATGtacaactataaaaaataattagatttctattcaaatatttcaacgGCATCATGTTGAGATTACTGCAAACTTGCATTCAG is a genomic window of Monomorium pharaonis isolate MP-MQ-018 chromosome 7, ASM1337386v2, whole genome shotgun sequence containing:
- the LOC105836298 gene encoding long-chain-fatty-acid--CoA ligase 4 isoform X1, producing the protein MIVDDKQEMEGFWIYGAIHAIKALSYVYDLLTFPVYLILQRPWEKRKASRRIKARPISKDENQITYRSVDSPKSMHVMLVREKVDTLEKVLLWVVKMYGDKKCLGTRQILAEEDEPQPNGRIFKKYKMGDYKWKSFNEVDKMAASFGRGLAELGMKPRQNIVIFAETRAEWMIAAHACFKQNFTVVTIYATLGDEAIAHGINETEVDTVITSHELLPKFKRLLDMVPEVKKIIYMEDQLKPTSTKGYKDGVQLIAFADVIKTGNKLNMTANSPKTDDTAIIMYTSGSTGVPKGVLLSHKNILSTLKAFCDAVEIKSDDVFLGFLPLAHVFELLAESVCLLNGVPIGYSSPLTLIDSSSKIQRGSKGDASVLHPTCLTAVPLILDRISKGINEKVKKSGPFRQAIFNFAYEYKLKWTKRGYETPFLDKYIFGAAKQVLGGRVRLVLSGGAPLSPDTHNQVKLCLCVTVTQGYGLTETSSCATVMDEHDRTTGRVGAPTTICDIRLENWEEAGYRVKDQPCPRGEVVIGGDIVSEGYYKLPDKTKEDFFQEDDKQWFRTGDIGEIHADGSLKIIDRKKDLVKLQLGEYVSLGKVEAELKTCPVVENICVYGDANKAYTVALVVPNPHYLEEIANNVGITGKSLEELCSNPQIEKAVLQELVEQAKKCQLQRFEIPGAVKLCAEQWSPDMGLVTAAFKLKRKAVQERYQHEINRMYAS
- the LOC105836298 gene encoding long-chain-fatty-acid--CoA ligase 4 isoform X3 produces the protein MEGFWIYGAIHAIKALSYVYDLLTFPVYLILQRPWEKRKASRRIKARPISKDENQITYRSVDSPKSMHVMLVREKVDTLEKVLLWVVKMYGDKKCLGTRQILAEEDEPQPNGRIFKKYKMGDYKWKSFNEVDKMAASFGRGLAELGMKPRQNIVIFAETRAEWMIAAHACFKQNFTVVTIYATLGDEAIAHGINETEVDTVITSHELLPKFKRLLDMVPEVKKIIYMEDQLKPTSTKGYKDGVQLIAFADVIKTGNKLNMTANSPKTDDTAIIMYTSGSTGVPKGVLLSHKNILSTLKAFCDAVEIKSDDVFLGFLPLAHVFELLAESVCLLNGVPIGYSSPLTLIDSSSKIQRGSKGDASVLHPTCLTAVPLILDRISKGINEKVKKSGPFRQAIFNFAYEYKLKWTKRGYETPFLDKYIFGAAKQVLGGRVRLVLSGGAPLSPDTHNQVKLCLCVTVTQGYGLTETSSCATVMDEHDRTTGRVGAPTTICDIRLENWEEAGYRVKDQPCPRGEVVIGGDIVSEGYYKLPDKTKEDFFQEDDKQWFRTGDIGEIHADGSLKIIDRKKDLVKLQLGEYVSLGKVEAELKTCPVVENICVYGDANKAYTVALVVPNPHYLEEIANNVGITGKSLEELCSNPQIEKAVLQELVEQAKKCQLQRFEIPGAVKLCAEQWSPDMGLVTAAFKLKRKAVQERYQHEINRMYAS
- the LOC105836298 gene encoding long-chain-fatty-acid--CoA ligase 4 isoform X2; translation: MREMEGFWIYGAIHAIKALSYVYDLLTFPVYLILQRPWEKRKASRRIKARPISKDENQITYRSVDSPKSMHVMLVREKVDTLEKVLLWVVKMYGDKKCLGTRQILAEEDEPQPNGRIFKKYKMGDYKWKSFNEVDKMAASFGRGLAELGMKPRQNIVIFAETRAEWMIAAHACFKQNFTVVTIYATLGDEAIAHGINETEVDTVITSHELLPKFKRLLDMVPEVKKIIYMEDQLKPTSTKGYKDGVQLIAFADVIKTGNKLNMTANSPKTDDTAIIMYTSGSTGVPKGVLLSHKNILSTLKAFCDAVEIKSDDVFLGFLPLAHVFELLAESVCLLNGVPIGYSSPLTLIDSSSKIQRGSKGDASVLHPTCLTAVPLILDRISKGINEKVKKSGPFRQAIFNFAYEYKLKWTKRGYETPFLDKYIFGAAKQVLGGRVRLVLSGGAPLSPDTHNQVKLCLCVTVTQGYGLTETSSCATVMDEHDRTTGRVGAPTTICDIRLENWEEAGYRVKDQPCPRGEVVIGGDIVSEGYYKLPDKTKEDFFQEDDKQWFRTGDIGEIHADGSLKIIDRKKDLVKLQLGEYVSLGKVEAELKTCPVVENICVYGDANKAYTVALVVPNPHYLEEIANNVGITGKSLEELCSNPQIEKAVLQELVEQAKKCQLQRFEIPGAVKLCAEQWSPDMGLVTAAFKLKRKAVQERYQHEINRMYAS